A window of Oncorhynchus kisutch isolate 150728-3 linkage group LG10, Okis_V2, whole genome shotgun sequence contains these coding sequences:
- the LOC109897895 gene encoding UDP-N-acetylglucosamine transporter-like isoform X2 codes for MVSSRLKYLSLWVLVFQTTFLVLTMRYSRTLQGDGPRYLASSAVVVAELMKIITCVLLIFKEHSYNVRALNSILRQEITHKPKETLKLAIPSGIYTLQNNLLYVALSNLDAATYQVTYQLKILTTALFSVSMLGRRLGVYQWLSLLILMAGVALVQWPSESLGAPEKEQMSEGSQFVGVVAVLVACCSSGFAGVYFEKILKETKQSVWIRNIQLGQHERNVWPGVWSDGDVCIRWGESPRIWDVQGIQHNHLDSGGSAGTRRAGYSSCHQVCRQHPEGLCHVTLHHSVNTHILLLA; via the exons ATGGTGTCGTCCAGGCTGAAGTACCTGTCTCTGTGGGTGCTGGTGTTCCAGACCACCTTCCTGGTGCTGACCATGCGCTACTCCCGTACACTACAGGGGGATGGCCCCCGCTACCTGGCCTCCTCTGCTGTGGTGGTGGCTGAGCTCATGAAGATCATCACCTGTGTGCTGCTCATATTCAAGGAGCACA GCTACAATGTTCGGGCTCTGAACAGTATTCTGAGGCAAGAGATCACTCACAAGCCGAAAGAGACCCTGAAGCTGGCCATTCCTTCTGGGATCTACACCCTACAGAACAACCTGCTCTATGTGGCTCTGTCCAACCTGGACGCTGCCACCTACCAG gtgacGTACCAGCTGAAGATCCTCACCACAGCCCTGTTCTCAGTGTCCATGCTGGGCCGGAGGCTGGGTGTGTACCAGTGGCTCTCCCTGCTCATCCTCATGGCTGGGGTCGCACTTGTGCAG TGGCCCTCTGAATCCCTCGGGGCCCCTGAGAAGGAGCAGATGTCTGAAGGGTCCCAGTTTGTGGGCGTGGTGGCGGTGCTGGTGGCCTGCTGCTCCAGTGGCTTCGCTGGGGTTTATTTTGAGAAGATCCTCAAAGAGACCAAACAGAGCGTCTGGATCCGCAACATCCAACTGGGTCAGCATGAAAG GAATGTTTGGCCTGGTGTTTGGTCTGATGGGGATGTTTGCATACGATGGGGAGAGAGTCCGAGAATCTGGGATGTTCAAGGGATACAACACAATCACCTGGACAGTGGTGGCTCTGCAG GCACTAGGAGGGCTGGTTATAGCAGCTGTCATCAAGTATGCAGACAACATCCTGAAGGGCTTTGCCACGTCACTCTCCATCATTCTGTCAACACTCATATCCTACTTCTGGCTTGA
- the LOC109897895 gene encoding UDP-N-acetylglucosamine transporter-like isoform X1: MVSSRLKYLSLWVLVFQTTFLVLTMRYSRTLQGDGPRYLASSAVVVAELMKIITCVLLIFKEHSYNVRALNSILRQEITHKPKETLKLAIPSGIYTLQNNLLYVALSNLDAATYQVTYQLKILTTALFSVSMLGRRLGVYQWLSLLILMAGVALVQWPSESLGAPEKEQMSEGSQFVGVVAVLVACCSSGFAGVYFEKILKETKQSVWIRNIQLGMFGLVFGLMGMFAYDGERVRESGMFKGYNTITWTVVALQALGGLVIAAVIKYADNILKGFATSLSIILSTLISYFWLEDFEPTSVFFLGAVLVIVATFLYGYEDKPSPNPSRA, translated from the exons ATGGTGTCGTCCAGGCTGAAGTACCTGTCTCTGTGGGTGCTGGTGTTCCAGACCACCTTCCTGGTGCTGACCATGCGCTACTCCCGTACACTACAGGGGGATGGCCCCCGCTACCTGGCCTCCTCTGCTGTGGTGGTGGCTGAGCTCATGAAGATCATCACCTGTGTGCTGCTCATATTCAAGGAGCACA GCTACAATGTTCGGGCTCTGAACAGTATTCTGAGGCAAGAGATCACTCACAAGCCGAAAGAGACCCTGAAGCTGGCCATTCCTTCTGGGATCTACACCCTACAGAACAACCTGCTCTATGTGGCTCTGTCCAACCTGGACGCTGCCACCTACCAG gtgacGTACCAGCTGAAGATCCTCACCACAGCCCTGTTCTCAGTGTCCATGCTGGGCCGGAGGCTGGGTGTGTACCAGTGGCTCTCCCTGCTCATCCTCATGGCTGGGGTCGCACTTGTGCAG TGGCCCTCTGAATCCCTCGGGGCCCCTGAGAAGGAGCAGATGTCTGAAGGGTCCCAGTTTGTGGGCGTGGTGGCGGTGCTGGTGGCCTGCTGCTCCAGTGGCTTCGCTGGGGTTTATTTTGAGAAGATCCTCAAAGAGACCAAACAGAGCGTCTGGATCCGCAACATCCAACTGG GAATGTTTGGCCTGGTGTTTGGTCTGATGGGGATGTTTGCATACGATGGGGAGAGAGTCCGAGAATCTGGGATGTTCAAGGGATACAACACAATCACCTGGACAGTGGTGGCTCTGCAG GCACTAGGAGGGCTGGTTATAGCAGCTGTCATCAAGTATGCAGACAACATCCTGAAGGGCTTTGCCACGTCACTCTCCATCATTCTGTCAACACTCATATCCTACTTCTGGCTTGAGGACTTTGAACCCACAAG TGTGTTCTTCCTTGGTGCAGTACTGGTCATCGTGGCCACCTTCCTGTATGGCTACGAGGATAAGCCTTCCCCCAACCCCAGCCGTGCCTAG